In Sphingobacteriaceae bacterium, a single genomic region encodes these proteins:
- a CDS encoding Crp/Fnr family transcriptional regulator: MFQIDKYHLKSSQLFNALTDKELKALKEKQLIKDYAKGEIIFKEKSNPKGIYFVLKGKVKIFQTNQEAKQSIVYIYKKNDVFGYRPILAGEQHPVGAMALEKAEVAYIPKEHFLLLLDQSNILAQNLVLLLAEEFSVWVNRMTIFSQCSVKERMALTLLILEKVFQTDLKQKKTVINFNRDDFAAYVGTAKENLVRTLRVFKDEKLISTKGSKIIILNRVKLEEMIKHI, translated from the coding sequence AATTGAAGGCACTGAAGGAAAAGCAGCTAATAAAGGATTATGCAAAGGGGGAAATTATTTTCAAAGAAAAGAGTAATCCAAAAGGAATTTACTTTGTACTGAAAGGAAAAGTGAAGATTTTTCAAACTAACCAAGAAGCCAAACAGAGTATAGTTTATATTTATAAAAAGAATGATGTGTTTGGTTATCGTCCTATTTTAGCCGGTGAGCAACATCCCGTAGGTGCTATGGCACTTGAAAAGGCAGAAGTTGCATACATTCCCAAAGAACACTTCTTGTTGTTATTAGATCAATCCAATATTTTGGCTCAAAATTTAGTTCTCTTATTAGCCGAAGAATTTTCGGTTTGGGTGAATCGCATGACCATTTTCTCTCAATGTAGTGTCAAAGAACGAATGGCTTTAACCTTGTTGATTTTGGAAAAGGTTTTTCAAACCGATTTGAAGCAAAAGAAAACGGTTATCAATTTTAACCGGGATGATTTTGCAGCGTACGTGGGAACAGCCAAAGAAAATTTGGTTAGAACTTTACGTGTATTTAAAGATGAGAAGTTGATTTCAACTAAAGGTTCCAAAATAATTATTTTGAATAGAGTTAAATTGGAAGAAATGATAAAACATATTTAA
- a CDS encoding sodium:proton antiporter — protein MLDLFAIIVSISAVFGFINHKYLKLPTTIGVMLISVLIGVLFKIAGAIQDDFMSPMNHFLQDFDFSSFVLDFVLCFLLFAGSLHVNFVQLRGARGSIISYATIGVLISTLLIGTVTYYVVQLFGYDISFIVCLLFGALISPTDPIAVIGILSKYNVPQKLKTEIIGESLFNDGVGVVVFTVIYSLYTGGEESFTVGNVLKVFSIEVIGGIFIGFTIGYIGYRLMKAIDHYQTEILITLAVVTGGWSIANLIHASGPLAMVVAGILIGNKGKKHAMSDITAEYVDKFWELIDEICNTILFVLIGFEIFFVSFELKYLAIGAVLIVVALVSRYISLLPAFFIFNHRENKKSLNLGILTWGGLRGGISIALALSMLNKVDGGSLFLVCTYCIVLFSIVVQGLSIKKLLARY, from the coding sequence ATGCTTGATTTATTCGCTATAATAGTTTCCATTTCAGCAGTTTTCGGATTTATAAATCACAAATATTTAAAATTGCCTACAACCATAGGTGTTATGCTTATAAGTGTTTTAATAGGTGTTTTATTTAAAATAGCCGGTGCAATCCAAGATGACTTTATGTCTCCTATGAACCATTTTCTTCAGGATTTTGATTTTAGTTCATTTGTATTAGATTTTGTGCTATGTTTTTTACTTTTTGCAGGCTCGCTTCATGTAAATTTTGTACAGTTGCGAGGGGCAAGAGGTTCAATAATTTCTTATGCCACTATTGGTGTTTTAATTTCAACTTTATTAATCGGAACAGTTACATATTACGTTGTTCAATTATTTGGATATGATATCAGCTTTATTGTTTGTCTTTTGTTTGGCGCACTTATTTCTCCCACTGATCCAATTGCAGTAATCGGAATTTTATCAAAATACAATGTCCCTCAAAAATTAAAAACAGAAATAATTGGAGAGTCTCTTTTTAATGATGGAGTTGGCGTGGTGGTGTTTACGGTTATTTATTCCTTATACACGGGCGGTGAGGAAAGTTTCACTGTAGGAAACGTACTTAAAGTTTTTTCCATTGAAGTTATAGGTGGAATTTTTATTGGCTTTACCATTGGATATATTGGCTACCGTTTAATGAAAGCCATTGATCATTATCAAACAGAGATATTAATTACATTGGCTGTGGTAACCGGTGGTTGGTCAATTGCAAACTTAATTCATGCTTCCGGACCTTTGGCAATGGTAGTTGCCGGTATATTAATTGGCAATAAGGGTAAAAAACATGCCATGTCGGATATAACGGCAGAATACGTGGATAAATTTTGGGAATTGATTGATGAAATTTGTAATACTATTTTATTTGTATTAATTGGTTTTGAAATATTTTTCGTTTCGTTTGAGTTAAAATATTTGGCTATTGGCGCCGTGTTAATTGTAGTTGCTTTAGTATCAAGATATATTTCTTTACTTCCTGCATTTTTTATTTTCAATCATCGCGAAAATAAAAAATCACTCAACTTGGGAATACTTACCTGGGGTGGTTTACGTGGGGGAATTTCAATCGCCTTAGCTTTATCCATGTTAAATAAAGTGGATGGTGGAAGTTTGTTTTTGGTTTGTACCTATTGCATCGTTTTGTTTTCAATTGTAGTGCAAGGTTTAAGTATTAAAAAGCTTTTGGCGAGATATTAA
- a CDS encoding tetratricopeptide repeat protein, which yields MSSFVVKSQDNSDQVNARIDSVRNLISKTKSDTVLIDLQIQLAKLSSNQRISFWDSLLAKAENLQNISLQSKLTDKIGLLYYQVSNFQKAMQYWVLNLKLSERIGDPNEISESLNNVGYLYYCRGDIPKCLDYYHRSLKIKEKIGNRYSVAASLNNIGAVYLQQQDLENALKYMLRCLEIIEGSNEKGNIVSVMLNLASIYKEMGEYNKSLTYNYKSLKLSEEINDVDGIAVSLNNLGTVYSYRGLNDSAMYFYKRGLEIREKFNEKSGTAALLDNIGMIYEEQNKLDLAYDYAKQGLDLASELGLTIQIRNSARTLRKIFHKKKQYKEELEMYELEIKMRDSLDNENNRRVSLRNQLKYEYEKQAAADSVAHAKESEVKNAELAKQNSEIKAKKNQQYALFGGMTLVLIFAGFMFNRFRVTQNQKRVIEHQKEIVEIQKQLVEEKQQEILDSIHYARRIQMAQIPSEKIVFNKLEKLRK from the coding sequence TTGAGTTCATTTGTTGTAAAATCACAGGATAATTCCGATCAAGTAAATGCAAGAATCGATTCTGTACGGAATTTGATCAGTAAGACTAAGTCGGATACGGTGTTGATCGACTTACAAATTCAATTGGCGAAATTAAGTTCAAATCAAAGGATTTCATTTTGGGACAGTTTACTGGCAAAAGCGGAGAACCTTCAGAATATTTCATTGCAATCTAAATTGACCGATAAAATAGGTCTTTTGTACTATCAGGTTTCTAACTTTCAAAAGGCCATGCAGTATTGGGTTCTGAATTTGAAGCTTAGTGAAAGAATTGGAGACCCAAATGAAATCTCAGAATCGTTGAATAATGTTGGCTATTTGTATTATTGCAGGGGAGACATTCCGAAGTGTTTGGATTATTACCATCGGAGTTTAAAGATCAAGGAAAAAATTGGCAATAGATATAGTGTTGCTGCTTCATTAAACAACATTGGTGCTGTTTACCTTCAACAACAGGATCTTGAGAATGCTTTAAAATACATGCTAAGATGTCTGGAAATTATTGAGGGATCAAATGAAAAAGGAAATATTGTTAGTGTGATGTTGAACTTAGCAAGCATTTACAAGGAAATGGGGGAATACAATAAATCATTGACTTATAATTATAAAAGTTTAAAACTTAGTGAAGAAATAAATGATGTTGATGGGATTGCGGTGTCCTTGAACAACCTGGGTACTGTTTACAGCTACAGAGGTTTAAATGATAGTGCAATGTATTTCTACAAACGGGGTCTTGAAATTAGAGAGAAGTTTAATGAAAAGTCAGGCACTGCTGCCTTATTGGATAACATTGGAATGATATACGAAGAACAGAATAAATTGGATCTGGCCTATGATTACGCAAAGCAAGGTCTTGACCTTGCAAGTGAATTGGGCCTCACCATACAGATCCGTAATTCGGCACGCACATTAAGAAAGATCTTTCATAAGAAAAAACAATACAAGGAAGAATTGGAAATGTATGAATTGGAAATTAAGATGCGAGATTCGTTGGACAATGAAAATAATAGAAGAGTTTCTTTAAGAAACCAATTAAAGTACGAATACGAGAAACAGGCAGCAGCAGATTCAGTAGCACATGCGAAAGAATCTGAAGTAAAAAATGCAGAACTGGCAAAACAAAATTCAGAAATAAAAGCTAAGAAAAATCAACAGTACGCGCTGTTCGGTGGGATGACTTTGGTGCTGATATTCGCCGGTTTCATGTTTAATAGGTTCAGGGTAACTCAAAATCAAAAAAGAGTAATTGAACATCAAAAAGAAATTGTGGAAATACAGAAGCAATTGGTAGAAGAAAAACAACAAGAAATTTTAGATTCTATTCATTATGCCCGAAGGATTCAAATGGCGCAAATTCCGAGCGAAAAGATAGTTTTCAATAAACTAGAGAAACTAAGAAAATAG